The window CCTGTACTTCACTTCTGATCGCCCAAACAATTCTGCCGCTTCCGGCTTTGCTCCTTACGACACCGCAGTATGCGCCGACTACGACAAGTATCGCTATGGCATGCGTAACATGGTGCCGTATGCGCAAGGTACTGATGGTATGACTTTATATCGTAGATATGCTCAGCGGCAAATGACGTATTTAGTCGGCTCGGATGATAACGATCCCAATCATCCGGTATTGGATAAAGCCTGCGGCGCAGAGGCCGAAGGTGCGACGCGTTTGCAGCGGGCACGTGCTTATTGGCGCTATGAGCGGTTGTTGGCAACATCCCAGCAAGTCATTCAGCATCAGTATTTTGAAGTTGTCGGTGTTGGACATAATCAATCAAAGATGCTGGGATCACGTTGTGGCGCACTGGCGATATTTGCTCTACCTGAATCAAAAAATATGGCTGCTGCCAGTTGCCGCGCACCGCGATAATCTCTTTTGCTTGATGTATGTAAAAAAGGTGTAAACGAAGTCGTAAAAAAGTCGTAAAAATTTGTCTCAATTCTATTAAATATATTCATTGATCAAGCTCAGCAGTGTATTGCGCACGCAATCTGCTGAGATAATGCCTACCAACTTAGCCCGATTTAATCGCAAGATATCTTGCATAAATTTGCGCTTCCTTTTTACGAGAAGAATAAGCAGTTTTTGTAATAACCAGTAACAACAGGTATGAAACGCAAGTACGACTTTCGATGTAACGACAAACTCACCAACTTCGCTTTTAGCAAAGTTGGTTTTTTTATGCCCGCTATTATTTGCTTGTATCCGGTTAAATTACAAATCAATTACCGTTTAAATCTTGCTGCGGCAATGACATCATGAGCACCACTTAAAAATTAAATCAGTAATCGAGAATTACTTTAATCAGCAATCAGAAAATTGCGGAAACGAATTTAGAGAACGAGTTAAAGAGACACTTATGAGCGAGCAAAAAACTGAAACATCAGAATTAACTTTATCAACAAGCGCCATGGCACCACTGTACTCAGATAATTTGCCTGTACCAGTGCTTAAATATGAGTTGCAAGCTGAGCGTCAAATTGATTTGAACAAATTTAGCGATGAGCAAAAAAATCGTATCAATCAAATTGCGTCCAGCGTGTCTTTTTCAGATACCAATAGCCTGATGTCATTTGGCTCTGATGTGCAGCGTGAATTGAGTCAGCATCTGGATCAATTATTAGAAGGCATGCGTACCAGCGAAGCCGGGCGTGCAGGTGAAATTACGATTGCTTTAGCGACGACGCTGAGGGATTTAAATTTACCGAAAGTAAAGCAAGAGGTAGAAGGTCACCATAGTCTGACAGATGCCTTAGGAAAAATTCCCTTCGTCGGTGATTGGTTTTCTGCATTGCGAGCGCTTCAGCAAAATCACAAAAAAATTACTGATCATCTGACTGCGATTGAGAAAAAATCTCAAGCGCAATTAACTACGCTCAGATCAACGAATGACAAGTTAGATCGCATGGTGCAAGGCACGATCGACCATATCAAAAATATGGAGTTATACATGGCTGCGGGGCAGATCCTGGTGAAGCGTGCGCGCGTCGAATTTGAACAGAAGCGAGCCGCAGTTGAGCAATCGCGTGACCTGATTGAGATCGCAAGACTGCGGGACTTTGGCGAGCAGATAAATGCGTTTGAAACCCGTATTGTGCGCATCCATATGGCACACAGCCAGTCGATTATTTCGGTACCAGAAATTCGTGCAACGCAGACGGCGTCGATGATAGAAATGAATAATGTCATGGACAGCATTCTGTTTGATTTGCCAAGTCTTAAGAGGGCAATCATCAATGTCGCCGCTTTATCTGAAGTTGCCAAAGCGTCTAAGGCAACCGATGCCCGTCGCGCATTGTCGCGTGAGTTAAATAGTATCGGTAGCGATGAATTGCAGGTCAGCTATTTGAAAGCAAAAGACAGTCAGGGTGACTTTGCGGCCGATGTTGCAGCTCTTGCCATGTCGGCAGACAAGCTATTGCAAACCATAGAGCTAGGCAGAAAACTCGATATTGCTAACGTAGGCAAACGTGAGAAAGCGATTACCGAACTGAGCGCGATTAACCGCACATTTACAGACGGTTTAATCCAGTCTGGAGATCAGTTCGTACAAAAAATCGCATCCTGACATGGTTTGAAAAGAGTTATTGGTAGTTATTGTATGTTCCCGTTTTTTTGGAGTTGTTATGTTCCGCGTTCAAGGTTTTTTTAATCCTTATTTGGTAACGGGGCAATCCCGCTTAGATGCCGTGCTGACGATCACATCTGATACCGTCTCTGAAGGGGTTGCTAATGTCGGTGCGAGTGTAATTGGAAGCGCCGCCGCAAATGCTGCCGGTCGTAAAGTCGTAGGCTTTGTTTTAGATGTGTCTGGTTCTATGGGCGGTGAGAAATTATCGCAAGCCAAAAATGCAGCACGCCGTGGGATTGATTTATTAAGTGAAGACATGTGGTTCTTTGTCGTCACCTTTTCTGGCGCTGCCGATGTGATTGTGCGGGCGTGCCCTGCCACCGCTACCAACAAAGCAGATGCACACAGAGCGATACAAGCGTTGCGTGCATCGGGTTCCACAGCCATGTCAGAGGGTCTAAAGTTTGCCTTGATTGAAGTCAAACGCAGCGGCGCAGCATTGGCCAGCGTGTATTTTCAGACCGATGGTGAAAACAGTTCCGAAGATACCCAGCTAGCCTCCGTGATTGAGCAATGCAAAGGTGTATTTCAATGTGATTGCCGTGGTATTGGCACCGACTGGAAACCAGCTGAGCTGCGGACGATTGCTTCTGCCTTATTGGGCACCGCCGATGCCGTGACCGACCCTGCCGGACTGGAAGAAGACTTGCGTTCTTTCTTAACGCGCTCTATGTCCAAAGGCATTTCTGGTGCAGTCTTACGCATCTGGTCGCCTAAAGTCGTCAAGCTCACGACCGTCAAGCAAATGAGTCCAGAGATCATGGACTTGATGCCTGTCGCAAAACGCTTGGATGATAAAACTATCGACGTACCGTTAGGCGCATGGGGTACGGAAGCAAGAGATTTTCAGCTGGCATTTGAGTTGCCGGTAGGCGCGATTGATGACGAAATTCTGGCATGCAGAGCTGCGGTAGTGTATCAACACGCCGGTGTCGAAACCAAAGTCCCGTGTGATCCTATTGCGGTTAAATGGTCTGGTGACGATACCCTCACGACCCGCATTAGCAAGGAAGTTGCGCACTACACCGGTCAAAAAGAATTAGCCGATTCTATTCAAGAAGGCTTAGATGCAAAAGCCAAAGGTGATGAAGATCGTGCGACCCGCTTACTCGGACGCGCCGCTCAGTTAGCGCAAGAGTCAGGCAATGAGGAAGTGACCAGACGCTTGAAAAAAGTAGTGGATATGGTCGATGCCAGCACCGGTACTGTCCGTTTGAAAAAGGCAGATAAAGCAGCGGATATGGAACTGGAACTAGGCGGTACCCGAACAGTTCGCCGTCGTGCAGCGACACCATCAGCACAATCATAATTAAGTAAATTAGCAAAATTCTATAGTTAAAAACAGGACGTATAACCGGTGAGCAAGCGATGAGTAATATCTGCCCCAAGGGTCATTTTTCGACTGATATTGATTACTGTTCTGAGTGCGGTTCCGCGATCAAATTACCAGTTAGTGCGAGTAGCTCTGCTGGCTCGGCTAGTAACTTAGATAAGTTAGCAGGACAAAATTTAGTCGGTAACAAAGCCACAACAA of the Undibacterium sp. 5I1 genome contains:
- a CDS encoding toxic anion resistance protein, whose product is MSEQKTETSELTLSTSAMAPLYSDNLPVPVLKYELQAERQIDLNKFSDEQKNRINQIASSVSFSDTNSLMSFGSDVQRELSQHLDQLLEGMRTSEAGRAGEITIALATTLRDLNLPKVKQEVEGHHSLTDALGKIPFVGDWFSALRALQQNHKKITDHLTAIEKKSQAQLTTLRSTNDKLDRMVQGTIDHIKNMELYMAAGQILVKRARVEFEQKRAAVEQSRDLIEIARLRDFGEQINAFETRIVRIHMAHSQSIISVPEIRATQTASMIEMNNVMDSILFDLPSLKRAIINVAALSEVAKASKATDARRALSRELNSIGSDELQVSYLKAKDSQGDFAADVAALAMSADKLLQTIELGRKLDIANVGKREKAITELSAINRTFTDGLIQSGDQFVQKIAS
- a CDS encoding VWA domain-containing protein — its product is MFRVQGFFNPYLVTGQSRLDAVLTITSDTVSEGVANVGASVIGSAAANAAGRKVVGFVLDVSGSMGGEKLSQAKNAARRGIDLLSEDMWFFVVTFSGAADVIVRACPATATNKADAHRAIQALRASGSTAMSEGLKFALIEVKRSGAALASVYFQTDGENSSEDTQLASVIEQCKGVFQCDCRGIGTDWKPAELRTIASALLGTADAVTDPAGLEEDLRSFLTRSMSKGISGAVLRIWSPKVVKLTTVKQMSPEIMDLMPVAKRLDDKTIDVPLGAWGTEARDFQLAFELPVGAIDDEILACRAAVVYQHAGVETKVPCDPIAVKWSGDDTLTTRISKEVAHYTGQKELADSIQEGLDAKAKGDEDRATRLLGRAAQLAQESGNEEVTRRLKKVVDMVDASTGTVRLKKADKAADMELELGGTRTVRRRAATPSAQS